One genomic segment of Rivularia sp. PCC 7116 includes these proteins:
- a CDS encoding DUF2281 domain-containing protein: MTSQALDITQALITKLQSLSPEQQQTLLDFAEFLAQRHAQPQAAQQRVLGLNQGEIWMSEDFNEPLPDEFWTGEQ, from the coding sequence ATGACTTCCCAAGCACTGGATATAACCCAAGCATTAATTACCAAATTGCAATCTTTATCACCAGAACAACAGCAGACGCTCCTAGATTTTGCGGAATTTTTAGCACAAAGACATGCTCAGCCCCAAGCAGCACAACAACGGGTACTTGGGTTAAATCAAGGGGAAATTTGGATGAGTGAAGACTTTAATGAGCCTTTACCAGATGAATTTTGGACGGGTGAACAATGA
- a CDS encoding type II toxin-antitoxin system RelE/ParE family toxin, whose protein sequence is MSWDIEYTHNFEDWWHTLTEAQQDDAVSVIQLLEERGTQLPFPYYSSVNGSKHSHMRELRIQTGGNPIRVFYAFDPRRVAILLIGGDKTGDKRFYDEYLQEIKEEGLI, encoded by the coding sequence ATGTCTTGGGATATAGAATACACCCACAATTTTGAAGATTGGTGGCACACTCTAACTGAAGCACAGCAAGATGACGCAGTTAGTGTTATTCAACTACTTGAAGAAAGGGGTACACAGCTACCTTTCCCTTATTATTCCAGTGTTAACGGTTCAAAACACTCACACATGAGAGAATTACGTATACAAACTGGAGGGAATCCAATTCGAGTTTTTTATGCTTTCGATCCAAGAAGAGTCGCAATTTTACTCATTGGAGGTGATAAAACAGGAGATAAACGTTTTTATGATGAATATCTTCAAGAAATTAAAGAGGAAGGCTTGATATGA
- a CDS encoding oligosaccharide flippase family protein, whose product MQESKPLSLRRNFSWTFIGNAVYAASQWGMLVVFAKLGSPEMVGQFTLGLAITAPIVLLTNLQLRGVQVTDTKQEYLFSDYFGLRIISTGLALLLIAIITYLAGYSRETSLVILVIGLAKAVESISDVFHGLIQQQERMDRIAISLMIKGPLSLLFLCIGVYLSKSVFWGGLGLVFAWTIVLIAYDIRSVNFILRRFHKENIKGLTIKPRWHLETLRKLVWLCLPLGFVMMLISLNTNIPRYFIEQYLGERELGIYAALAYLIVAGNMVVKSLGQSASPKLAKYYATGNSKGFRRLLLQLVGIAIILGSAGFIAAVFAGKQILTLLYQYQYAQYTNLFVLLMVAGGMNYISSFLGYGITSARYFRIQMPLFLAVTTTSAIACLWLLPKFGLLGAAFALVISSFVQIACSLGVIVHALSKLNNYSK is encoded by the coding sequence ATGCAAGAAAGCAAGCCACTGAGTCTACGTCGTAATTTTTCCTGGACTTTTATTGGTAATGCTGTCTATGCAGCTTCTCAATGGGGAATGCTAGTAGTATTTGCAAAACTAGGTAGTCCAGAAATGGTTGGGCAGTTTACTTTAGGACTTGCCATAACAGCACCAATAGTCTTGTTGACTAATCTTCAATTACGAGGTGTTCAGGTTACTGATACTAAGCAAGAGTATCTTTTCAGCGATTATTTTGGTCTTAGGATAATTTCTACGGGGTTAGCGCTTCTTTTAATAGCAATTATTACTTACTTGGCAGGATATAGCCGGGAAACATCATTAGTGATACTAGTAATAGGCTTGGCTAAAGCTGTTGAGTCTATCAGCGATGTTTTTCATGGACTTATCCAGCAGCAAGAACGTATGGATCGCATTGCTATTTCACTGATGATCAAAGGTCCTCTTTCCCTATTATTCCTATGCATAGGAGTTTACTTATCTAAAAGTGTTTTTTGGGGAGGATTAGGGTTAGTCTTCGCTTGGACTATAGTTCTAATTGCTTATGACATTCGTAGCGTCAATTTTATACTACGTAGGTTTCACAAAGAAAATATTAAAGGCTTGACAATAAAACCTAGGTGGCATTTAGAAACATTAAGAAAGTTAGTTTGGCTTTGTTTGCCTTTGGGTTTTGTAATGATGCTGATATCACTCAATACTAATATTCCCCGCTATTTTATCGAACAATATTTGGGTGAGAGGGAATTAGGTATATACGCTGCCCTTGCATACCTGATAGTAGCAGGAAATATGGTAGTAAAATCCCTGGGGCAGTCAGCAAGTCCTAAATTAGCGAAGTATTATGCTACAGGCAATAGCAAAGGCTTTCGTAGGCTTCTACTTCAATTGGTTGGAATCGCTATTATACTTGGTAGTGCAGGATTTATAGCGGCAGTTTTTGCAGGTAAACAAATATTAACGCTTCTTTATCAATATCAGTATGCTCAATATACGAATTTATTTGTTTTATTAATGGTGGCTGGTGGGATGAACTATATATCATCCTTCTTAGGTTATGGAATTACTTCAGCTAGATACTTCCGCATTCAAATGCCTTTATTTTTAGCAGTGACAACTACTTCAGCAATCGCTTGTTTATGGTTACTGCCAAAATTTGGATTGCTAGGTGCGGCATTTGCATTGGTGATTTCTTCATTTGTGCAAATTGCTTGCAGCCTAGGAGTCATTGTTCATGCTTTATCCAAACTTAATAACTATTCTAAGTAA
- a CDS encoding XRE family transcriptional regulator: MTGHHKFSNLTKDFSAQRKTKIAAKKSQLCEEMALYELRQALKISQAELAEKLQVKQPAISRLEKRTDMYVSHLRQVIQAMGGELEIVARFRDGEVKIKNFSEFDS; encoded by the coding sequence ATGACAGGACACCATAAATTTTCTAATTTAACTAAAGATTTTTCTGCCCAGAGAAAAACAAAAATAGCGGCGAAAAAATCACAATTATGTGAAGAAATGGCACTTTATGAATTGCGCCAAGCATTAAAAATATCTCAAGCAGAACTAGCTGAAAAATTACAAGTTAAACAACCAGCTATTTCACGTTTAGAAAAGCGTACCGATATGTACGTTAGTCATTTACGTCAAGTAATTCAAGCTATGGGAGGAGAACTGGAAATAGTGGCACGTTTTAGGGATGGTGAAGTGAAAATCAAAAATTTTAGTGAGTTTGATTCGTAG
- a CDS encoding type II toxin-antitoxin system VapC family toxin: MNILLDTHVFIWSTGNPQRLSQKVTDLLTDTSNTWMLSIASVWEMQIKLQLGKLNLNSKLPDLIENQQRVNNLQILPVELTHIYALNNLPSHHKDPFDRLLIVQAIVEQIQLASIDEIFDNYPIQRLW, translated from the coding sequence ATGAATATATTGTTAGATACCCACGTATTTATTTGGTCTACAGGTAATCCACAAAGATTATCTCAGAAGGTTACAGACTTACTGACCGATACTAGCAATACATGGATGTTGAGCATTGCCAGTGTTTGGGAAATGCAAATCAAACTTCAACTAGGTAAGCTTAACCTGAATTCAAAGCTCCCTGACTTAATTGAAAATCAGCAGCGTGTCAATAATCTACAAATTTTACCTGTTGAATTAACTCATATTTACGCTTTAAATAATTTACCATCACACCATAAAGACCCTTTTGACAGACTTTTAATTGTTCAAGCGATTGTGGAACAGATACAGCTTGCGAGCATTGATGAGATTTTTGATAATTATCCCATTCAAAGATTGTGGTAA
- a CDS encoding Uma2 family endonuclease encodes MTASISTTEQNLVIPPLRQWVSATWEDYVALRDARIKDRMRLFFNNELIWVDMGGEGINHANISDLFVMLFAFWAVAHPKQSYNSFCGCLLEKPKTQACVPDLVLYVGDNYPTWEEGQPRRIDLTKWRVPDLVGEISDTTLAEDLDEKKHLYANLGIPEYWVIDVRGKRVFAFVLESGQYKACDPSLALTQLPIEKLEQTLIRANQGTNTSAAAWFAQEIANL; translated from the coding sequence ATGACTGCTTCAATATCAACAACCGAACAAAACTTAGTTATTCCTCCTTTGCGTCAGTGGGTTTCTGCAACTTGGGAGGATTACGTAGCTTTGCGGGATGCTCGTATTAAAGATCGAATGCGATTATTCTTTAATAATGAGTTGATCTGGGTTGATATGGGTGGAGAAGGTATTAATCATGCGAATATTAGCGATTTATTCGTTATGTTATTTGCATTTTGGGCAGTGGCGCACCCAAAACAAAGTTACAATTCCTTCTGTGGTTGTTTGCTAGAAAAACCAAAAACTCAAGCTTGTGTGCCGGATTTGGTTTTGTATGTAGGTGATAACTATCCAACTTGGGAAGAAGGGCAACCCCGACGGATTGATTTGACAAAATGGCGAGTACCCGATTTAGTTGGTGAAATTTCTGACACTACCTTGGCTGAAGACTTAGACGAAAAAAAACATCTTTACGCTAATTTAGGAATTCCAGAATATTGGGTAATTGATGTTCGAGGGAAACGGGTGTTTGCTTTTGTATTAGAGTCGGGACAATATAAAGCTTGCGATCCTTCCCTTGCTTTAACGCAATTACCAATTGAAAAATTAGAACAAACTTTAATCCGAGCCAATCAAGGGACAAATACAAGTGCTGCTGCTTGGTTTGCTCAAGAAATTGCTAATCTTTGA